In one Trichosurus vulpecula isolate mTriVul1 chromosome 8, mTriVul1.pri, whole genome shotgun sequence genomic region, the following are encoded:
- the LOC118829160 gene encoding 40S ribosomal protein S23, giving the protein MGKCRGLRTARKLRSHRRDQKWHDKQYKKAHLGTALKANPFGGASHAKGIVLEKVGVEAKQPNSAIRKCVRVQLIKNGKKITAFVPNDGCLNFIEENDEVLVAGFGRKGHAVGDIPGVRFKVVKVANVSLLALYKGKKERPRS; this is encoded by the coding sequence ATGGGTAAGTGCCGTGGTCTTCGTACCGCTCGAAAACTCCGAAGCCACAGGAGAGACCAAAAGTGGCATGACAAACAATACAAGAAAGCTCATTTGGGCACTGCCTTGAAGGCCAACCCGTTTGGAGGAGCATCTCATGCCAAAGGGATTGTCTTGGAAAAAGTTGGTGTGGAAGCCAAACAGCCCAACTCTGCCATCAGGAAGTGTGTGAGAGTCCAGCTGATTAAGAATGGCAAAAAAATCACTGCCTTTGTTCCCAATGATGGCTGCTTGAACTTtattgaggaaaatgatgaagttTTGGTTGCTGGATTTGGTCGAAAAGGTCATGCTGTTGGTGATATTCCTGGAGTCCGATTCAAGGTTGTGAAAGTTGCAAATGTTTCTCTTCTGGCCTTGtacaaaggcaagaaggaaagacCAAGATCATAA